From one Triticum urartu cultivar G1812 chromosome 3, Tu2.1, whole genome shotgun sequence genomic stretch:
- the LOC125543588 gene encoding uncharacterized protein LOC125543588 isoform X1, with protein MAPRTPQWLFRGNAVFPAEGGTHARPRAPGSASTGATNGQRLDRRLCPARQSGQNEKEQRLWISIDSRIEGLNNERQWIPIDSLMKKEKGKTSMLKRTRLQTQLPRRKATSSLKSPRKRSLHHKIQKRLVIGPARPNELY; from the exons ATGGCGCCGCGCACACCTCAATGGCTATTCCGCGGCAACGCGGTGTTCCCGGCGGAAGGCGGCACCCATGCGCGACCGCGGGCTCCCGGCAGCGCGTCCACAGGAGCGACCAACGGCCAACGCTTGGACCGGCGGCTCTGTCCTGCGCGGCAGTCAGGGCAGAATGAGAAAGAACAGAGGTTGTGGATCTCCATCGATTCAAGAATTGAAGGCCTCAACAACGAACGCCAATGGATTCCCATCGATTCATTGATGAAAAAGGAAAAAG GGAAGACTTCCATGCTCAAGAGGACTCGGCTACAAACACAGCTGCCCAGGAGGAAGGCAACGAGTTCATTAAAGAGCCCAAGAAAAAGAAGCCTACATCATAAAATTCAGAAGAGACTGGTGATCGGTCCTGCCCGGCCCAATGAGTTGTATTAG
- the LOC125543588 gene encoding uncharacterized protein LOC125543588 isoform X2 produces the protein MAPRTPQWLFRGNAVFPAEGGTHARPRAPGSASTGATNGQRLDRRLCPARQSGQNEKEQRLWISIDSRIEGLNNERQWIPIDSLMKKEKDLKGKGLELTSTFNPTSPAVTGPMGTENMMVEYDSTNMFEDFV, from the exons ATGGCGCCGCGCACACCTCAATGGCTATTCCGCGGCAACGCGGTGTTCCCGGCGGAAGGCGGCACCCATGCGCGACCGCGGGCTCCCGGCAGCGCGTCCACAGGAGCGACCAACGGCCAACGCTTGGACCGGCGGCTCTGTCCTGCGCGGCAGTCAGGGCAGAATGAGAAAGAACAGAGGTTGTGGATCTCCATCGATTCAAGAATTGAAGGCCTCAACAACGAACGCCAATGGATTCCCATCGATTCATTGATGAAAAAGGAAAAAG ACCTCAAGGGCAAAGGTTTGGAGCTCACTTCAACCTTCAACCCGACATCACCAGCAGTGACGGGACCTATGGGCACGGAGAATATGATGGTTGAATATGACTCAACTAACATGTTTGAAGACTTCGTCTAG
- the LOC125543588 gene encoding uncharacterized protein LOC125543588 isoform X3 yields MAPRTPQWLFRGNAVFPAEGGTHARPRAPGSASTGATNGQRLDRRLCPARQSGQNEKEQRLWISIDSRIEGLNNERQWIPIDSLMKKEKGHNRPQGQRFGAHFNLQPDITSSDGTYGHGEYDG; encoded by the exons ATGGCGCCGCGCACACCTCAATGGCTATTCCGCGGCAACGCGGTGTTCCCGGCGGAAGGCGGCACCCATGCGCGACCGCGGGCTCCCGGCAGCGCGTCCACAGGAGCGACCAACGGCCAACGCTTGGACCGGCGGCTCTGTCCTGCGCGGCAGTCAGGGCAGAATGAGAAAGAACAGAGGTTGTGGATCTCCATCGATTCAAGAATTGAAGGCCTCAACAACGAACGCCAATGGATTCCCATCGATTCATTGATGAAAAAGGAAAAAG GACACAACAGACCTCAAGGGCAAAGGTTTGGAGCTCACTTCAACCTTCAACCCGACATCACCAGCAGTGACGGGACCTATGGGCACGGAGAATATGATGGTTGA